One part of the Arachidicoccus terrestris genome encodes these proteins:
- a CDS encoding PstA family ABC transporter permease, with the protein MQKRKILEEKFFLWLMRIVTMSIILVFLFMMAVILKKGFHALTWEMVSQEPQGGFYFGKGGGILNAIVGSLYLASGSTFFALLLGLPVALGMNVHWVRKTRAVNAIRFLLDALWGVPSIVFGAFGFALMAYLQIRASLLAGVITVTLFIVPIFIRAFDEVLRTVPQGLMEAAYSLGANKRQIAFSIFFRQALPGFITAILLAFGRGIGDAASVLFTAGYTDHIPQTIQDPTATLPLAIFFQLSSPIPEVKARAYAAALILTAIILIISIVSRLSTRKFKKNIL; encoded by the coding sequence ATGCAAAAACGGAAAATACTGGAGGAAAAATTCTTTTTATGGCTGATGCGCATTGTTACTATGAGCATTATCCTGGTTTTTCTTTTTATGATGGCGGTTATCCTTAAAAAAGGGTTTCATGCCCTGACCTGGGAGATGGTCAGTCAGGAACCACAGGGCGGATTTTATTTTGGGAAGGGTGGTGGAATCCTGAACGCCATTGTCGGCTCTCTGTATTTAGCTTCCGGCTCTACCTTTTTTGCCCTGCTGCTGGGGCTGCCTGTTGCGCTGGGTATGAACGTACATTGGGTCAGAAAAACCAGGGCGGTGAATGCCATTCGTTTTTTACTGGACGCGCTCTGGGGCGTGCCTTCGATCGTATTTGGGGCATTTGGTTTTGCACTGATGGCTTATCTCCAGATCCGGGCGTCACTATTGGCTGGAGTCATTACTGTTACACTGTTTATTGTACCCATATTTATCAGGGCCTTTGACGAGGTGCTCAGAACAGTGCCTCAGGGCCTGATGGAAGCTGCTTATAGCCTGGGTGCGAATAAAAGGCAGATCGCTTTCAGCATATTTTTTAGGCAGGCACTGCCTGGATTTATTACTGCAATATTATTGGCCTTTGGAAGAGGAATCGGAGACGCTGCTTCGGTACTCTTTACAGCTGGCTATACCGATCATATTCCACAAACCATCCAAGACCCGACTGCTACATTGCCGCTTGCCATATTTTTTCAGTTAAGTTCACCGATACCGGAAGTAAAGGCGCGCGCCTATGCGGCGGCATTGATATTGACGGCTATCATCTTAATCATAAGTATTGTGTCCCGGTTATCTACCAGGAAGTTTAAAAAGAATATTCTATAA
- the corA gene encoding magnesium/cobalt transporter CorA translates to MKLDKGNFFKLWLPTRESAGRLVFENPTDNTLRQDAEKVVITAYVYDQLSIEKLDLMEISQCRNLINTEKKVWINIDGLRRAEVGQICRQFSIHQLIEEDILSVDQRPKSDIFEDFVYCLLYQLYLDGQFNELRREQISMVLGKNFVLTFQEEATRDAFEEVRKRLQSATSKVRQYGSDFLYYSLVDAVVDDYFTTMDSYGEKLEKGESQLIRTNAQMRMSYILFLRKELLLFRRTIFPARDVISSLNKNENALFNAKTLRYLKDIYDHILQAVEMVENYREGMSNLQDLHMNMANLKMNESMKVMAIVTCLLAPATVIGGIFGMNFSRIPLLHNTYGFLIAVGIMLLIPLWMIIVFKKRGWF, encoded by the coding sequence ATGAAATTAGATAAAGGTAATTTTTTTAAATTATGGCTTCCTACCCGGGAATCTGCGGGCAGACTGGTTTTCGAAAACCCGACCGACAATACCCTTCGGCAGGATGCCGAAAAAGTGGTCATCACGGCTTATGTTTATGATCAGCTTTCTATTGAAAAACTGGACCTTATGGAAATAAGCCAGTGCAGAAACCTGATCAATACCGAGAAGAAAGTCTGGATCAATATAGACGGGCTCCGCAGGGCGGAAGTCGGTCAGATCTGCCGGCAGTTCAGTATTCACCAATTGATTGAAGAGGATATATTGTCTGTTGACCAGCGCCCCAAGAGTGATATATTTGAGGATTTTGTCTATTGCCTGCTTTATCAGTTGTATCTGGACGGGCAGTTTAATGAATTACGAAGGGAGCAGATTTCAATGGTGCTCGGGAAAAATTTCGTATTGACCTTTCAGGAAGAAGCAACAAGAGATGCTTTTGAAGAAGTCAGAAAAAGGCTGCAGTCTGCTACCAGTAAGGTGCGCCAATATGGATCTGACTTTTTGTATTACTCTTTGGTGGACGCTGTAGTGGATGATTATTTTACCACGATGGATTCTTACGGTGAGAAGCTGGAGAAAGGTGAAAGCCAGCTGATCCGTACCAACGCGCAGATGCGCATGTCCTATATTCTTTTTCTGCGCAAAGAACTGCTGCTATTCAGGCGGACGATCTTTCCGGCCAGGGATGTGATCAGCAGCCTGAATAAGAATGAAAATGCCTTGTTCAATGCGAAGACATTACGCTATCTGAAGGACATCTATGACCACATCCTGCAGGCGGTGGAAATGGTAGAAAACTATCGGGAAGGCATGTCCAACCTGCAGGATCTGCATATGAATATGGCCAATCTGAAAATGAATGAATCCATGAAGGTCATGGCGATTGTTACCTGCCTGTTGGCGCCTGCTACGGTGATCGGCGGCATCTTTGGGATGAATTTTTCCCGGATTCCTTTATTACATAATACCTATGGCTTTCTGATCGCGGTGGGCATTATGCTGTTGATCCCACTGTGGATGATCATCGTTTTTAAGAAACGAGGCTGGTTTTAG
- a CDS encoding COX15/CtaA family protein, giving the protein MRSAAENQQRFIKYAKLVLYTIFIVILAGSIVRTTHSGMGCPDWPHCFGRWIPPLNAGQLPPDFEKYLKKQDIDHTFNAFHTWIEYLNRMLTVLLGIFIVLLNFMAWKIYRKTRPAIFIWALSLFVLVGFEAWVGKVVVNSNLGVLLITAHMIPALIIAGVCVYMIHLVHGKPFIINKPLKWLTWLAFVLVFIQILIGTEVRAEVDHVSKALRYTARETWLSQVGDALHIHELFAWVASLSCIFVVGKSFNHKETQKIGLLVLISLVAELFLGLIMTQMQMPAFAQPLHLLFSSIIIVALFSLLLRARIS; this is encoded by the coding sequence ATGAGATCAGCAGCGGAGAACCAACAACGTTTCATCAAATATGCCAAATTAGTCTTATACACCATTTTCATTGTTATTCTGGCCGGCTCGATTGTGAGGACCACCCACAGTGGTATGGGTTGCCCGGACTGGCCTCACTGTTTCGGCCGCTGGATCCCGCCGTTAAATGCAGGCCAGCTGCCACCGGATTTCGAAAAATACCTGAAAAAGCAGGATATAGATCACACGTTCAATGCATTCCATACATGGATCGAATACCTGAACCGCATGTTGACCGTGCTGCTGGGCATCTTTATTGTGTTACTGAACTTCATGGCCTGGAAAATATACCGCAAAACCCGGCCTGCTATATTTATCTGGGCACTCAGTCTTTTTGTGCTGGTTGGCTTTGAAGCCTGGGTAGGTAAAGTTGTTGTCAATTCAAATCTGGGAGTGTTACTGATCACCGCACACATGATCCCCGCACTCATCATTGCCGGCGTCTGTGTTTACATGATCCACCTCGTGCACGGAAAACCCTTTATTATAAATAAGCCGCTAAAATGGCTTACCTGGCTGGCATTTGTACTGGTCTTCATTCAAATATTGATCGGCACGGAAGTCCGGGCGGAAGTAGATCATGTGTCAAAAGCTTTAAGGTATACCGCCCGGGAAACCTGGCTCAGCCAGGTGGGAGACGCGCTACATATCCATGAGTTATTTGCCTGGGTCGCCTCCCTGTCCTGTATCTTTGTTGTCGGTAAATCATTCAATCATAAAGAGACCCAGAAAATAGGGTTACTCGTATTAATTTCTCTGGTGGCAGAACTGTTTTTAGGGCTGATCATGACGCAGATGCAGATGCCGGCCTTTGCGCAGCCGCTGCACTTACTATTCTCGTCTATCATAATTGTCGCGCTATTTAGTTTATTGTTAAGAGCCAGAATCAGTTAA
- the pstC gene encoding phosphate ABC transporter permease subunit PstC — MVALQRLIIPSKWADRISDGWLNIAVLFLILLPLVIGTGLVIKSLPLLEKVPLGAMLSSSDWSPQQGHFGFFAFIMGSVWVTLLSFVLSAPVCLLSAIYLTEYSPAWLTQAMYFVIDVLAGIPSVVYGVWGVLVVVPLLADYVAPALGLTTTGYCLLSGGIVLAIMAVPYMLNMLMEVLRSVPIELKEASLSLGATYWETIKWIVLRKGLTGIIAALSLGVSKALGETIAVLMVVGNISKVPSSVFDGAYPLPALIANNYGDMMSVPLYDSALMFAALILFVIILLFNSITNIFLYRIKEV, encoded by the coding sequence ATGGTAGCGTTACAAAGGCTTATCATTCCCTCAAAGTGGGCGGACAGGATTTCAGACGGGTGGTTAAATATTGCAGTCTTGTTTTTAATTCTTTTACCATTGGTGATTGGAACAGGACTGGTCATTAAATCACTTCCCCTTTTGGAGAAAGTACCTCTCGGGGCCATGCTTAGTTCTTCAGACTGGTCGCCCCAGCAAGGACATTTTGGCTTTTTCGCCTTTATCATGGGGTCTGTCTGGGTAACGTTGCTGTCATTTGTTTTGTCGGCGCCGGTGTGTCTGTTGTCGGCTATTTATCTAACAGAGTATAGTCCTGCCTGGTTAACCCAGGCCATGTATTTTGTCATTGATGTATTGGCAGGGATTCCGTCTGTTGTTTACGGGGTCTGGGGTGTATTAGTGGTGGTACCCCTACTTGCTGACTATGTGGCGCCTGCACTTGGTTTAACTACAACGGGTTACTGTCTGTTGTCGGGAGGGATTGTACTGGCGATTATGGCGGTACCATATATGCTCAATATGTTGATGGAGGTATTACGTAGTGTCCCTATTGAGCTGAAAGAAGCGTCTTTGTCATTGGGGGCTACTTATTGGGAAACAATAAAATGGATCGTTCTCAGGAAGGGCCTGACGGGTATTATTGCTGCATTGAGTCTGGGGGTTTCTAAAGCATTAGGAGAGACCATAGCAGTACTGATGGTTGTCGGGAATATATCTAAGGTGCCTTCGAGTGTATTTGACGGGGCTTATCCACTGCCTGCACTCATCGCCAATAATTACGGAGATATGATGTCTGTTCCTTTATATGATTCAGCATTGATGTTTGCGGCATTAATCTTATTTGTAATTATCCTCTTATTTAATAGTATCACTAATATCTTTTTATACCGGATCAAGGAAGTATAA
- the thiL gene encoding thiamine-phosphate kinase, giving the protein MENRTEIADLGEFGLIDHLTKNFETYNVSTVESVGDDAAVMDHFGKQTVLTTDLLIEGIHFDLMYTPLKHLGYKSVIVNLSDVYAMNAQPTQITVSLGITNRFSVEALSEFYEGVYAACEKYKVDLVGGDTSASQKGFIISVTAIGEVAPDQYVKRSTAQKGDLICVSGDLGGAFLGLTLLEREKKIYLENPKVQPDLEGEDYIVGRILKPEARKDIIEFFEKQDLRPTAMMDVSDGISSEVLHIARKSGLGCRIYEDKLPINDSTRQAAFKFGLDPTVCALNGGEDYELIFTIKQEDHDKIVLNEEISVIGYMTEQEEGCKFLSKGGNTFDITAQGWKAF; this is encoded by the coding sequence ATGGAAAACAGAACGGAGATTGCAGATCTGGGGGAATTTGGTCTTATTGACCATCTCACCAAAAATTTTGAGACCTATAATGTTTCTACGGTCGAATCCGTGGGGGACGACGCCGCCGTAATGGACCACTTCGGCAAACAAACGGTCCTGACTACGGATCTTCTGATCGAAGGCATTCATTTTGATCTGATGTATACTCCGCTCAAGCATCTGGGTTATAAAAGTGTTATTGTGAATCTCAGTGATGTATATGCTATGAATGCCCAACCGACGCAGATTACCGTCAGCCTGGGTATCACAAACCGATTCAGCGTGGAAGCATTGTCAGAATTTTACGAGGGCGTCTATGCCGCCTGCGAAAAATACAAAGTAGATCTGGTCGGAGGAGATACATCTGCCTCTCAGAAAGGCTTTATTATTTCAGTCACGGCCATCGGCGAAGTCGCTCCGGATCAGTACGTTAAAAGAAGTACCGCACAAAAAGGCGACCTTATCTGCGTATCGGGTGATCTGGGTGGGGCTTTTCTGGGTCTGACCTTGTTGGAAAGAGAAAAGAAGATCTATCTGGAAAACCCTAAGGTGCAACCAGATCTGGAAGGAGAAGACTATATTGTCGGACGTATTTTAAAACCGGAAGCCAGAAAAGATATCATCGAGTTCTTTGAAAAACAAGATCTCCGGCCGACGGCGATGATGGATGTCAGTGACGGCATTAGCAGCGAAGTGTTACATATCGCGAGAAAAAGTGGTCTGGGCTGTAGAATATATGAGGACAAATTACCCATTAACGATAGCACCCGGCAGGCCGCCTTTAAATTCGGGCTGGATCCGACCGTATGCGCGCTTAACGGTGGAGAAGACTATGAACTGATCTTTACCATCAAACAGGAAGACCATGACAAAATCGTACTCAATGAAGAGATCAGCGTCATTGGTTATATGACCGAACAGGAGGAAGGCTGCAAATTCCTGTCTAAAGGCGGCAATACATTTGATATTACGGCGCAGGGCTGGAAAGCGTTTTAG
- a CDS encoding ribonuclease HII, which translates to MLFNSFQNEVLEAGCDEAGRGCYAGPVFAAAVILPKDFYHEKLNDSKQVLEKDRELLRIVIEQEAIGYAVASVDVEEIDSINILKASIKAMHLAVKALKIKPGFLAIDGNRFTPYPRIKHTCVIKGDGLYANIAAASILAKTYRDAHMRQLHASYPRYDWASNKGYGTPFHREAIKAFGLCEHHRKSFNIHPEIPTLF; encoded by the coding sequence ATGCTGTTCAATTCTTTTCAAAATGAGGTGCTGGAAGCGGGCTGTGACGAAGCGGGCAGAGGCTGTTATGCTGGCCCGGTCTTCGCTGCCGCCGTCATTTTGCCTAAGGATTTTTATCATGAGAAACTCAATGACAGCAAACAAGTCCTGGAAAAGGACAGGGAGCTGTTAAGAATTGTCATTGAGCAAGAGGCAATAGGCTACGCCGTGGCCAGCGTGGATGTGGAGGAAATCGACAGCATCAATATCCTGAAGGCCTCTATCAAGGCAATGCACTTAGCGGTTAAAGCCCTGAAAATAAAACCGGGTTTTCTGGCCATTGATGGCAACCGGTTTACGCCTTACCCCAGGATAAAGCATACCTGTGTTATCAAAGGTGACGGGCTTTATGCGAACATCGCTGCAGCCAGTATTTTAGCTAAAACCTATCGGGACGCGCATATGCGGCAGTTGCATGCCTCTTATCCACGTTATGACTGGGCCAGTAATAAAGGCTATGGAACCCCTTTTCACAGGGAGGCTATAAAAGCATTTGGCCTCTGTGAACATCATCGTAAAAGCTTTAATATTCATCCCGAAATTCCGACACTGTTTTAG
- a CDS encoding PstS family phosphate ABC transporter substrate-binding protein, with amino-acid sequence MRIKSLLILFITGLFAAGLLSCGGKKGRNATISGAFALYPLGVKWTEQYKAVNPGLRFDVSAGGAGKGLTDVLAGAADVAMFSRQLTDAEKKKDIWVFAVAKDAVLPTFSRHNPDAALIRKKGLTEAQLKDVYLSGKNNISWGALLDTSGTHNVVVYTRSDAAGAADTWAAYFGGKQENIKGTGIYGDPGLAEAVGKDANGVGFNNVAYVYDITTGKKRPGIDVIPIDRNGNRQIDPGEDFYENADSILQAISDGRYPSPPARDLYFITKGKPTDPDIIGFLKWVLTDGQKYVKTAGYVPLTDAVIKEQLQKLQ; translated from the coding sequence ATGCGTATTAAATCATTATTGATCCTATTCATTACCGGACTCTTTGCTGCAGGTCTGCTTTCCTGCGGAGGAAAAAAAGGCAGGAATGCAACAATTTCCGGGGCGTTTGCACTTTATCCGCTGGGGGTAAAATGGACCGAACAATATAAAGCGGTTAACCCAGGTCTGCGTTTTGATGTTTCTGCCGGCGGCGCCGGCAAGGGGCTTACAGATGTTCTGGCGGGCGCTGCGGATGTTGCCATGTTCTCAAGGCAGTTAACGGACGCCGAAAAGAAAAAGGATATTTGGGTATTTGCGGTAGCCAAAGATGCGGTATTGCCTACTTTCAGTCGGCACAATCCCGATGCGGCGCTTATCCGAAAAAAAGGGCTGACTGAGGCGCAGCTTAAGGATGTCTATTTGTCCGGCAAAAATAATATCAGCTGGGGCGCACTGCTGGATACTTCCGGTACGCACAACGTGGTTGTTTACACCCGCTCAGATGCTGCGGGAGCGGCAGATACTTGGGCAGCTTATTTTGGCGGTAAGCAGGAAAATATCAAGGGAACAGGTATTTATGGCGATCCGGGACTGGCAGAGGCTGTCGGTAAAGACGCAAACGGAGTCGGTTTTAATAATGTCGCTTATGTCTACGATATTACCACAGGCAAGAAGAGACCCGGCATCGATGTTATCCCTATCGATCGGAACGGTAATCGTCAGATAGATCCGGGAGAAGATTTTTATGAGAATGCAGATAGTATCCTGCAGGCGATTTCCGATGGCCGGTATCCCTCACCTCCCGCAAGAGACCTCTATTTTATTACCAAAGGGAAACCAACTGATCCCGATATCATCGGCTTTTTGAAATGGGTCCTGACCGACGGTCAGAAATACGTAAAGACTGCCGGTTACGTACCGCTGACAGATGCAGTCATTAAAGAACAATTGCAAAAATTACAATAG
- the rodA gene encoding rod shape-determining protein RodA, which translates to MYQQEKLAKGIDWVVVFLYTALVAIGILCIFMVEYNPDVNWASAFISGQTEYSKQLIFAGVCAILAIFILLSDSKLYTAFANLAYLFGILLMLATFVLGRNINGSRSWIPLGGGFNLQPAELCKIFTSLALAKYLSMQELDFSKLRSQVIATIIAMLPAMLSIMQNETGLALVYCCFFIVMFREGLPGAILLIGFSFGVLVVATLIMDPDLLAIILTAIAIGTLYLLRKKIKRSRRILAMIIFIWAACVGIQRFAVPYIFNNILQCYQSTRVYAMVGKAYDCSKNKSSIAKEEANKSYAKPDDYNVRQSKIAIGSGGLLGRGFLKGTQTRGKYVPEQQTDFVFTSLGEAFGFIGCAAFLLIYLALLFRIVKIAERQRSVFSRVYAYCVASIFLMHIAINVCMTIGLFPVVGIPLPLVSYGGSSLVTFTILIFIMLRLDADRQMVLR; encoded by the coding sequence ATGTATCAGCAAGAAAAGTTAGCAAAAGGAATAGACTGGGTCGTTGTATTTTTATATACTGCGCTGGTAGCCATTGGTATTCTTTGTATTTTTATGGTAGAATACAATCCGGATGTCAATTGGGCTTCTGCATTTATCTCCGGACAGACCGAATACAGCAAGCAGCTGATCTTTGCAGGCGTCTGCGCGATCCTGGCTATTTTTATTCTGCTCAGTGACTCGAAGCTATATACGGCCTTTGCCAATCTGGCCTATCTGTTTGGTATTTTACTGATGCTGGCCACCTTCGTGCTGGGGCGCAATATCAATGGCTCCAGAAGCTGGATTCCACTGGGTGGGGGCTTTAATCTGCAGCCTGCTGAGCTCTGTAAGATATTTACCTCTCTGGCGCTGGCCAAATACCTGTCCATGCAGGAGCTGGATTTTTCCAAACTACGTTCTCAGGTTATTGCCACGATTATTGCCATGCTTCCTGCCATGCTTTCTATCATGCAAAATGAAACGGGGCTGGCGTTGGTTTATTGTTGCTTTTTTATTGTGATGTTCCGTGAAGGCTTGCCGGGTGCCATACTGCTGATCGGATTTTCTTTTGGGGTTCTGGTGGTAGCGACCCTCATTATGGATCCGGACCTCCTGGCCATCATCCTGACAGCTATCGCCATCGGAACGCTCTATCTGTTACGCAAGAAAATCAAACGCAGCCGCAGGATTTTAGCCATGATTATTTTTATCTGGGCGGCTTGCGTAGGTATACAGCGTTTTGCCGTACCTTATATCTTTAATAATATTTTACAATGCTATCAGTCCACCAGGGTGTATGCCATGGTGGGGAAAGCTTATGACTGCTCTAAAAATAAGAGCAGTATTGCCAAGGAGGAAGCCAATAAAAGTTATGCCAAGCCGGATGACTATAATGTAAGACAGAGCAAAATAGCCATTGGTTCCGGCGGCCTGTTGGGCAGAGGCTTTTTAAAAGGGACCCAGACCAGGGGAAAATACGTGCCGGAGCAGCAAACAGACTTTGTATTTACTTCCCTGGGAGAGGCATTTGGATTTATTGGCTGTGCAGCTTTCTTACTCATTTATCTGGCACTGCTCTTTAGGATCGTAAAGATTGCAGAGCGACAGCGAAGTGTGTTCTCCAGGGTATATGCTTATTGTGTGGCCAGTATCTTTCTGATGCATATCGCCATTAATGTCTGTATGACCATCGGCCTGTTCCCTGTTGTGGGGATTCCCTTACCTTTGGTCAGTTATGGAGGATCATCGCTTGTTACCTTTACCATTCTGATCTTTATCATGCTGCGGCTGGATGCCGACCGCCAGATGGTCTTGAGGTAA
- a CDS encoding DUF2490 domain-containing protein has translation MQYLLFNTPKGGLASCNIDHATNGCIGLNHYQYTLATYQMKHFAYKPLFWIALGMTGFASPALSQKQVTRQSLYWIRYYGKYKLSDNWGLNLEIEDRHFFKNNRQSNWFLPRVAVERKLGKGWAAGAGFSYYLASNPADPAMETAVTVPELRPHQYLSASQSLGNLAVSHRFQFEERWIHNSTSTKLTAGYHFQGRARYRFQLKYPLIKQNTAAGTLNAIAFDEILLNLGHNIVANTFDQNRIYFGLNYGISKAFQVELGYLDWFQERSSGNQYYHRDIARLTIYHDLKLY, from the coding sequence ATGCAGTATTTACTTTTTAATACACCTAAGGGAGGGCTGGCTAGTTGCAATATTGATCATGCTACAAATGGATGTATAGGTTTAAATCATTATCAATACACATTAGCAACTTATCAAATGAAACATTTCGCCTATAAGCCTCTTTTCTGGATAGCGTTGGGTATGACTGGCTTTGCCAGTCCTGCACTGAGCCAAAAGCAAGTGACCCGCCAAAGCCTTTACTGGATCCGATATTATGGTAAGTATAAATTGTCTGACAACTGGGGGCTGAACCTTGAAATTGAAGACAGGCACTTTTTCAAAAACAACCGTCAGAGCAACTGGTTCCTTCCCAGGGTGGCTGTGGAAAGAAAGCTGGGAAAAGGCTGGGCGGCAGGAGCCGGCTTTTCTTACTATCTGGCCTCTAATCCGGCCGATCCCGCCATGGAAACCGCGGTAACGGTGCCGGAATTAAGGCCGCACCAGTATCTGAGCGCCTCACAATCGTTGGGAAATTTAGCCGTCAGTCACCGTTTCCAGTTTGAAGAGCGCTGGATTCACAACAGTACATCAACGAAGTTGACGGCTGGCTATCATTTTCAGGGAAGAGCACGATACCGGTTTCAACTAAAATATCCGCTTATCAAACAAAATACGGCAGCCGGAACATTAAATGCCATTGCCTTTGATGAAATCCTCCTGAACCTGGGCCACAATATAGTGGCCAATACATTTGATCAGAACAGAATTTATTTCGGCCTGAACTACGGTATTTCTAAAGCGTTCCAGGTTGAGCTTGGCTATTTGGACTGGTTTCAGGAGCGGAGTTCGGGAAACCAGTATTATCACAGGGATATTGCCCGGCTGACCATTTATCATGACCTGAAACTTTATTAA
- a CDS encoding HAD family hydrolase, producing MKTDDLSTNSAEATVKSPLEQHFSKRRLKNIIFDFGGVLLHIDFKKTHEAFEALGIKDAKAHFTQHHASQLFSQLETGHVSPETFYGLFRQEAGTDITDEQIKDAWNAMLLHYAKDNIQLLHELGKKYNLYLFSNTNQIHYNWFSERYRQEFNGERLEDLFKVAWFSHEKGVRKPAAEVFTHMLQTEGLLAAETLFIDDTIGNIEGAAAAGLQTHLLKSPADLLLLDL from the coding sequence ATGAAAACGGATGATCTATCAACAAACAGCGCAGAGGCAACAGTAAAAAGCCCTCTTGAACAGCATTTCTCCAAGAGGCGTCTTAAAAATATCATTTTTGATTTTGGTGGCGTCTTGTTACATATCGATTTTAAAAAAACGCATGAGGCCTTCGAAGCATTGGGTATAAAAGACGCAAAAGCTCATTTTACACAACACCATGCCAGTCAGCTATTTTCCCAACTGGAAACGGGTCATGTTAGCCCGGAAACATTCTATGGGTTATTCAGACAGGAAGCAGGAACCGATATTACAGACGAACAAATAAAGGATGCCTGGAATGCCATGCTTCTCCATTATGCAAAGGATAATATACAGCTGCTGCATGAGCTTGGCAAAAAATATAATCTTTATCTTTTTTCAAATACCAACCAGATCCATTATAACTGGTTTTCAGAACGGTACCGGCAGGAATTTAATGGGGAAAGGCTGGAAGATTTATTCAAAGTAGCCTGGTTTTCCCATGAAAAAGGCGTCCGTAAACCTGCCGCGGAAGTATTCACCCATATGTTACAAACCGAAGGACTCCTGGCAGCTGAGACTTTATTCATTGATGATACGATCGGCAATATTGAAGGAGCTGCGGCAGCCGGCCTGCAAACGCATCTATTAAAAAGTCCGGCAGATTTACTTCTGCTGGACCTGTAA